The DNA window AGTTGGACATCAGTATAATTCTCCTTCTATACAGGGAACGTTTAGGATTTCAAGTTCTTCAACCACCTATTTGGTGATGAATAAGAAATTCTTCAGCAAAAAGCTGGAAGCAAGTCTTTTATTAAACGATATTTTTAGGACTTCCGGAGAGAAGGTAAGTACAAAATACGCTAATCAGGATAATTATTATTTGGATTATCGTGATGTTCAGAGTTTTTCGGTTACCCTAAAATTTAACTTTGGAAATCAGTCTGTTAAGAATACAAAGAACATAAAAAAGGCAGATGAACAAGATCGGATGTAAATAAAATATGTTAAAACTTGCTTTTATCAGACTTAAAAAGATGATAAATTATAATTCTGTGTTACATTTTACCTAATTTTGACACTTATTTTTAAAAATAAGATATGAAGAGACTGCTTTTTGGATGGTTAATGGTTGCTTCGGTGCACCATTTTTCAGGTCAGGAATTATACATGCCAAGAAATATAAAAAAAGCATATGAAAATGGAACACGCGACATTTCAGGGGCTCCAGGAAAAAACTACTGGCAGAATAAAGGAATATATAATGTTGAGGTAAAAGTAGATGCTAATACAAAAGTAGTTTCTGGAAAAGAAACCATTACTTATACTAATAATAGCCCAAATGATTTACAGTCACTGGCGATAAGATTTGTAAATAATCTTCATAAACCGCAAGCTCCAAGATCTGGCTTTGTATCAAAGGACTTCTTATCTTTAGGTTTACATATTAAATCTTTCATTGTAAATGGAGAAAAATACAATGTAAATAGTGACGATTGGGGGACTGTCGAAAGTGTCAAGCTACAAACTGTTTTAAAATCGAAATCAAAATCTGAAATCAAAATAGAATGGGAATATCCTTTATCTGTACAAAGTGGAAGAGAAGGGCAAATTGATCCTGAGACTTTTTATGTAGCTTATTCTTTCCCTAGGATTTCTGTATATGATGATTATAATGGTTGGGATGTGCTTCCACATTCAGACAGGCAAGAGTTTTATAATGATTTTAATGATTATAACTTTGCGATTACTGCTCCTAAAAATTATGTAGTTTGGGCAACCGGAGATTTTCTGAATCCTGATTCAGTGCTGCAGCCAAATTATTTAAAGAGATACAGATCTTCATTAAAAAGTGACCAGGTAGTTCATATTGCCAATCAGGAAGAAATGAAATCAGGAAAGGTAACCAAGCAAAATAAATGGAATATCTGGAAATTCAAAGCCAGCAACATTACTGATTTTTGTTTTGCTTTAAGCAATCATTACGTTTGGGATGGAGCAAGTGTTCAGCTAAAAACAAAAAGAGCCAGTGTGCAGGCTGCTTATAGAGCTGAAGCAAAAGATTTTGAGCATTATGTAGATTGGATGCGCTATAATCTGGATTGGTTTTCAAAAAATTGGCCTGGTGTAGAATATCCATAC is part of the Chryseobacterium paludis genome and encodes:
- a CDS encoding M1 family metallopeptidase, coding for MKRLLFGWLMVASVHHFSGQELYMPRNIKKAYENGTRDISGAPGKNYWQNKGIYNVEVKVDANTKVVSGKETITYTNNSPNDLQSLAIRFVNNLHKPQAPRSGFVSKDFLSLGLHIKSFIVNGEKYNVNSDDWGTVESVKLQTVLKSKSKSEIKIEWEYPLSVQSGREGQIDPETFYVAYSFPRISVYDDYNGWDVLPHSDRQEFYNDFNDYNFAITAPKNYVVWATGDFLNPDSVLQPNYLKRYRSSLKSDQVVHIANQEEMKSGKVTKQNKWNIWKFKASNITDFCFALSNHYVWDGASVQLKTKRASVQAAYRAEAKDFEHYVDWMRYNLDWFSKNWPGVEYPYPVMTAIQGYADMEYPMMINDSSIPDDFQDARLTADHEIAHTYFPFYMGINETRYAFMDEGWATTLEYLIGIDENGEAKAKEFYKNFRVKKWINDPSTEQDQPVITMSTQVSGSGYGNNSYVKASLSYLALKDYLGDDLFKKALHHYMDNWNGKHPIPWDYFNSMNTGSGKDLNWFWNNWFYSNNYIDLKITKAAQENDLLTVNIDNIGGFAIPFDAVIKYDDGGVENLHFTPSLWEKNQKQTALTIPIKKKVKEVSLDGGLFMDYTPENNSKNL